A portion of the Veillonellales bacterium genome contains these proteins:
- a CDS encoding SIS domain-containing protein produces the protein ALEGSLKLKEISYIHAEAYAAGELKHGTLALIIEGIPVIALATQHDVYEKTLSNIKEVKARDAVVIGLAFAGDEQIGKYVDHTIFIPKTDKYLAPILAVIPLQLLAYYAAVTRGCDVDKPRNLAKSVTVE, from the coding sequence TGGCGCTGGAAGGTTCCCTGAAATTAAAGGAAATCTCCTACATCCACGCCGAAGCCTATGCGGCCGGCGAACTGAAGCACGGCACTTTGGCGCTCATCATCGAGGGCATCCCGGTAATTGCTTTGGCAACGCAGCATGACGTTTACGAAAAAACATTAAGCAATATCAAAGAAGTAAAAGCCCGTGACGCAGTCGTCATCGGCCTGGCCTTTGCCGGCGACGAACAAATCGGCAAATATGTCGATCATACCATCTTTATTCCCAAAACCGATAAGTACCTTGCCCCCATCCTGGCAGTGATTCCGCTGCAGCTTCTGGCTTATTATGCTGCCGTTACCCGTGGCTGTGACGTTGATAAACCGAGAAACCTGGCCAAGTCAGTGACTGTGGAATAA